The Notolabrus celidotus isolate fNotCel1 unplaced genomic scaffold, fNotCel1.pri scaffold_89A_arrow_ctg1, whole genome shotgun sequence genome segment cggtcggtcggtcggtcggtcggtcggttgattggttgattggctgattgattgattggttggttggttgattgattggctgattgattgattggttaccTGTTTGTAGATGTAGTCTGGCCCAGAGGTCCCCTGACAGAAGAAAAGAGCAGTCTGTTATTTACATCCCATCAGAAACAGAAGCTGAGGCGTTGAGCCTTGTAGGATTGTTGTTCCATTCCTGACATCAGCGCGGGCAGAGCTGGGTTTCCATCTCTTAAAAGCAACAACCTGTCATCATACATCCCTGAATACATCCTTTGACAACACTGACTTCTGAACGTAACCCACCGGAGGTCTGGCTTTGCATGCAGCCGGTCCAAACGGGTCAGATCTCATAGATGAAGGCCGACACCCGCAGGATTCAGGGATCTCATCGCCCCAGTCTGAGTAGCTCCCCAGTCCACAACACTGGCCCTGAAACCACATGAGGGCATGAGTTTCAGGTTACATGCATATATaaaacacaggtgtgtgtgtgtgggggggggggggggttataaACATACTGCTTTCTGCAGCCCATCGAACTGTCCCCTCAGCTGTTCATTCTCCAAGTACGGCTTCACGAACTCAGACGAGGCGGTGTCAAAGTTCTGTTTGAGCTGCAAGAAGAGAAATAACATCTTTAATATCAGGATAATATCAAACAACCAGCAGTAGATAAGCTCCATCAAGGATAGAGTCAAGATACTGAGAGGATAACAAGGACAGAGTCAAGATACTGAGAGGATAACAAGGACAGAGTCAAGATACTGAGAGGATAACAAGGACAGAGTCAAGATACTGAGAGGATAACAAGGACAGAGTCAAGATACTGAGAGGATAACAAGGATAGAGTCAAGATGCTGAGAGGagaacaaggacagagtcaAGATACTGAGAGGATAACAAGGATAGAGTCAAGATACTGAGAGGATAACAAGGATAGAGTCAAGATACTGAGAGGATAACAAGGACAGAGTCAAGATACTGAGAGGagaacaaggacagagtcaAGATGCTGAGAGGATAACAAGGACAGAGTCAAGATGCTGAGAGGagaacaaggacagagtcaAGATACTGAGAGGATAACAAGGACAGAGTCAAGATACTGAGAGGATAACAAGGACAGAGTCAATATACTGAGAGGATAACAAGGATAGAGTCAAGATACTGAGAGGATAACAAGGACAGAGTCAATATACTGAGAGGATAACAAGGATAGAGTCAAGATACTGAGAGGATAACAAGGACAGAGTCAAGATACTGAGAGGATAACAAGGATAGAGTCAAGATACTGAGAGGATAACAAGGACAGAGTCAAGATACTGAGAGGATAACAAGGACAGAGTCAAGATACACATTGAAGGTTAGCGTCAAGACAGACAAAgtaggagagagtggggaggaGTTAGAGTCATGCcgttagagagacagagaggatgatgaagatAGCAGGATGAATGTTCACGTCATGATGAATGAATCAGTGAATAGATTTCTGACCTTGTCCCTGAACACCACGACGATGATCCCAATGATCAGCATGATGATCATCCCGACCACCATGAATCCTGCAAACTGAACGTCACACATGATTAACAAACATCCAGGATATAATCACCACCACGTAACGTTCTGAAAGGGTCAGTGTTTCTCGTACGTACTATTTTGAGGGCGAGGACTTTCTCAGAACACGCGGCGTAGATTCCCAGACAGGAGATGCCGAGGACACCGATGTTAAACACCCAGAGCCATCCCAAACTCGGGGAGCCGACCGCTGACATCTAacaggacaagacaggacaggacaagacaggacgagacaagacaggacaggacaggacaagacaggacgagacaagacaagacaggacaggacaggacaagacaggacaggacaggacaagacaggaagagacaagacaggacgagacaagacaagacaggacaggacaagacaggaagagacaagacaggacgagacaagacaagacaggacaggacaagacaggaagagacaagacaggacaggacaagacaagacaggacaggacaagacaagacaggacaggacaagacaagacaggacaggacaagacaagacaagacaagagaagacaggacaggacaagacaagacaagacaagacaagagaagacaggacagggcaagacaagacaggacaggacaagagaagacaagacaagacaagagaagacaggacagggcaagacaggacaagacaagacaggacaggacaggacaggacaagagaagacaagacaggacaagacaagacaggacaggacaagagaagacaagacaagacaagagaagacaggacaggacaagagaagacaggacaagagaagacaggacaagacaggacgagacaagacaggacaggacaggacaagagaagacaagacaagagaagacaagacaggacaagacaggaagagacaagacaggacaggacaagacaagacaggacaggacaagacaagacaggacaggacaggacaagacaagacaagacaagagaagacaggacagggcaagacaagacaggacaggacaagagaagagaagacaagacaagagaagacaggacagggcaagacaggacaagacaagacaggacagaacaagagaagacaagacaggacaagacaagacaggacaggacaagagaagacaggacaagacaagacaggacaggacaaacaacacaaataatgaATCAGTAAGGTTTGTGGTTTCAGTTGGACATTATTCAACATCTTGATAAAGGTTGTAAATATTGAAAACCGTTGAAATGTGTGATCTAGTTTTTAAAGTTCTCTCttctggttgttgtttttttaaagttatatttttgggcctttttgtctttattgttaggacagctgaagagagacaggaagtgtggggagtagagagcgggggaagacatgcaggaaatggtcaaccggccgggactcgaaccggcgtcACATCGTCGTTATCGGCCTTGGTACAGGGCCTTTCGTTTCGAGGGCCTTTGGAGccggcctctagtggacactggaggaactgcagtttttggcacttggaggttgctgcttggtgatgCAGCCATAGACATAAATATAGACGCCTCATAGACTGCCGCCGCCTACTGGAGCTGACGAATCAGCGcggccgccatcttggatgGGTGCCTGATACGTTCCCAGTGTATTCATTTCTACTGAAGGTGTGTGCATCTACGTACACATGTCTATGTCTACAGCTACCCAGTGTTAGCATACATGAGGGAAGGTTAGCCCCCAGTTGAGTTGTTGTGAGTCCA includes the following:
- the LOC117809944 gene encoding CD63 antigen-like produces the protein MGKINGCLKCLFIFFNILYAIIGCVMIFGTVKISIYSQQMSAVGSPSLGWLWVFNIGVLGISCLGIYAACSEKVLALKIFAGFMVVGMIIMLIIGIIVVVFRDKLKQNFDTASSEFVKPYLENEQLRGQFDGLQKAGQCCGLGSYSDWGDEIPESCGCRPSSMRSDPFGPAACKARPPGTSGPDYIYKQSCADLIFGWLNFFFKIIMAFFFGLAVTALFGLLVSLLMIHQVKRHDSDGRSSIPMKGY